In Dreissena polymorpha isolate Duluth1 chromosome 11, UMN_Dpol_1.0, whole genome shotgun sequence, the genomic window CTTCTAATGTCTGAATGCAAGTATCATACTTATTGTTAATAGCTGAGTTTGATGGAAAACTTTTCTGCTCACAAATCAATTAATATTAATCCATTATTTATGGTTATTTAAATAACTCTCATTCTTACATACGTTTTGCCATAAatgcaaaagatgcatattataaatgttaaaacgTCTTAAATCCTTTGCATGTAcattgtcacagtgaccttgatcaaAGTTTAAAAAGCAGTCTTTGACCTAGGTAATGCAATTGTTTGTTAGTTAGTGTTTTGTACTTTCAGACTGCCTGGTACCAAATTGAGCATTTGTCATTGACATCCCTGGGATGTCTGGGCTGTGTGTGCATaccctatgtttaagtttgcaaaCAATTTGCAATGAGATGAATTCAGgtgataaatataggatctggcacgattgtcatatcataccatattttattaaacaagttcaggaattttgttagtaagcgagcctttggcgagaaTTTCCTgcttattgattattattttttattgttattaaatacaatacTTCTCAtcttaaattaagattttttgTATCTTCTAAACACTTGTTGAAGCATCTCATTTCTTCAGGTCTCCCAATCTTCAACAATAAactatatgagtcgtgctctgggaaaacagggcttaatgcatatgagaGAGAAGTGTGGTGCCAGATTAGCAGGTCTCCAATGCTGGTCTTTCAGTGACCAGAGTGGTCTCAATTGCATTGATAGATACCAGGAATGTTGAGCTGAATGTCTTGGTGTTAATAGACCACATCTTGATACTTGGATGATTATTTATCAGTACAGTAGTTTTAACTCCTGACTCCCCTCTTCCACACCACTCTCTCAGATCCACTGCTGTATCTTTACAGCCAGGCTGCAGATTGCAATCAGGGAAATCAGCAGACATCTCAGGGCTCATTTATTGTTAAGTGTGAGCATGTGTATTTAGTATGCTAATTATGGTGCTTAGAAGGTCAAATGGACCTACAATATATACCTACACAAATCAAGTTTTCTCATATATTCATTATCCTTAAAGGATCATGCTTGTAGTGGTTTCCACCTTTGGAtcaaattttttaatgtttacatatttatctTTGAATCTATATGTTACTGCAACCATGTTcatctaatgtttatgcatttacAGTGTGTATGTTTTTATCATATTTGGGACCAAATTTTGTCCCCATTcccaacttaaaaaaacaacatattttttttgtttttgccttaaattttcaattttaagttaAACAAAAGATGAAATCTAAATGTTCTATTCTTCTCCTTATCCAGCTGTGTGAGTTGAATCTTAgttgttttaataattaaaacttttttaTCCTCAATTTGATAGCTTTTGAAAGCACAGAAACCAACAAATGAaacatttcccaatttaagtcaaaataaCAGAATTTTTCCCAGTCCAAACGGCCTCAGCTGGCCATTACCatgttgaaaaacaacaacactgttttGAGTATCATGTTACCTGTTAAAtgaatgcaatttatataataaatgataaaatttaagCAGTTGACAAAACTGGTCATGAAAGTTGTCTGCATCCTGAATTAGACCTTGTGCATGacataataaatgtaatttcAAGAAAATCTCAAAATAGCCAATTTAAACTCAATATGTTTAAGACATTGTGTATGTGAATACacgctaggatcatgaaacttcataggtacattgatcatgacttgcagatgacccctattggttttgaggtcactaggtcaaaggtcaaggtcacggtgacccaaaatagtaaaatggtttccggatgataactgaagaacacatacgcctaggatcatgaaacttcatgggtagattgatcatgactcgcagatgacccctattgattttgaggtcactaggtcaaaggtcaaggtcacggtgacccgaaatagtaaaatggtttccggatgataactcaagaacgcatacgcctaggatcatgaaacttcatgggtagattgatcatgactcgcagatgacccctattgattttctggtcactaggtcaaaggtcaaggtcacggtgacccgaaatagtaaaatggttttcggatgataactcaagaacgcatatgccaaggatcatgaaacttcataggtagattgatcatgactcgtagatgacccctatcgattttgaggtcaaaggtcaaggtcacggtgacccaaaatagtaaaatgattttcggatgataagtcaagaacgcttttgcctaggatcataacacttcataggtacattgatcgtgactcgcagatgacccctattgattttcaggtcactaggtcaaaggtcaaggtcacagtgacaaaaaacgtattcacacaatggctgccactacaacggacagcccatatggggggcatgcatgttttacaaacagcccttgttgcaatttattttatcaataatgcaacagaaaataaattgatacaaaatGCAATATCACAATGACAAACAGCAATAAAATGCTAGGGTTCCACACAGACATGACCGTAATAAAATTTAGTCTACCCTAGATCTTTACCTACATGTACCAGGGGAGCCACTCCCTTCCAAATTTAACAAGGAACTCATAACTCAATTGCAGGTGTCCTATCAACACTGGACAACATCTACACGAGCGGATGCACCGGGGAACGCATTCGACTCAACTGCCAAAAAGGTCACAAGATTGCCATCAAGCGGGTGTTCTTCGGTGTGAAAAACAATCAGAACTGCGGAGGAAGAGGAAAGCGATTCTCTGACGATTGCTGCCACCCGACCTATGATGATTGTCTAGTGAGCGACGATGACTCGAAATACCCTTATTTGAACATGTTGTGTTCTGGCCGGCCAGGGTGTGATATCGAGGCAAACAATGCGTCTGCCGGAGACAAATGTCGGGCGCAGGGATATGGGACTGTCACAGACTATATGACTGTGATACATGACTGTACACCAGGTAATGAAATGCAATCGTTTGCAGAAGGATTCAAGAACGAGCATTTGTGTGTTTCTTTCCATGAATTCTGAGTAATaacaatttagtttttgtttacgCAAATGTTATCATGTAACATATTGCAGGTAACATCTGACGCATGAGCAGCATCATGCACAAAAAACAGGACCTTTTTGAACAGAGTAGCTTTAGATATGCCTCTGTATCCCACTATGTGATGGCTTTGTTAAGGAGACTGGTAGAATCCTTGCCTGTTAATAAAGCGGACAgtgtagaacctgaccagactgctcaGAATTACGCAGGCTGAATATTTCATAACATTACATTgtacccattttcacatgatgttggtcatattaaatgaatacttGACAGTTATTGTCAAACTAGTTTTGAGTTACATCGAAATGATAGTGTAATTTCATATGCCAGTTTATTTAGAAACGAATCTCAAAGACATTCGTAACATAATTTACATAAATGATTGGAACACATCATCATATTCCTTGACAGGTTATCTGTTTTATCATTGGCAATACAACAAACATATAAATTTATGTTTGCAAGCTATGCAAGGTGACAAAATAGTCATGACCTTTgcgacaaatttgttttttctatAAATTTCAGATGAAGATGTCCTACCCGTATGCTCAAACTTACAAAAACGAGGCAAGCAACTTTACATAGCCAACGAAAATTATCCCCACCCTATCAAACCTGGGGACCGAGAGTGTAAGTGCCTTATTCGAACTGGGAACCAAGTGGGTTTATACATACACGCCCTGGATATCATATTCTACAGGTCGGATGTGGGGAATAACTGTTACCAGGACATAGAAATCAAAGATGAAGACGGGAACCGGAAAGTGATCACTTGTGGTCACACTGGATTGAACGCTTTTCGTAATATTTACAACAGTGATGTGCgatctgtgaccttgacttttaacaaTAGGGCTCCAAAGGCACAGGGATTTGTTTGGGTCCAGGCCAAAGGTAATTTTTATCTTAGCTTGGTCTTTGTGGAGATAGAAGTTGAAGAAGATATGAATACTGTGTCATTATGCTGGAACCAATCTTACTATGCATGGCTTTGATATACAGCTGCACTGttacattattacatgtatatcccACTTTCTTATATATATCTTATGTTTATGAAATGTACAATGTATAGCAGTAATTTTGTTGGTCTATTACTTTGTTTCCAGCTTGAAATTGTGGTTCATTTCATGAACTATATACTTTTAGCTTATATACTTTTAGCTTTGTTAAGTACAACCCACTAAATAATTGACATAATGTTAGGCCCTGACCAACTTAAATAGCTTAAAAGATTATACCAGACAACTAGTGAAATATCAAGTGAAAGATgtcacatattttaatcattttaaagaatgtttcaacatgacaaaatatgttatgtattaaaACTATATCTTTTCATATACACTGAGAAATGTTAATGAAAGAAAGACTTAAACTTGAAGCCATTAAGTTAACAATGTGCATGTGGCATTAATttacataaagcaatatttataaaaacatttcgTAATTTAGCCTATCAAGATAtggattactttttttttaccaatgacacaaaaataatatatttataagaatgTGTTAACATTTCAGCGAAGCAAGATAAGGACTTTGTAGAAGTGTATTGCGGCAATGCAATGAAACGTTACCTTGGTTATGCAGTGGACGATGCGGAAAGTCGCACCATTGACATCAATGACCCTACTCCACCCCTGGATCCGGGTATAGGGAAAACACATGAAAATGGGACCATGCAGGGATCAACTAGTAAAGTTACAGACATGAGTGAGTTCCTGTATGATGTTTTTATTTAAGCAACGTATTTACATCGTGCTCATTGGTGAGCATTTTATTGTTAAGAGGCCAAATAATGCTATGGGTTCATTAGGGTTTTCACTTAAAGGCTTGGAAATTCTTCATTCTGGGAAGAAACATTGGTTTTGTGGAGGTAAGCAGAATAATAAGTGCAATCTTGGCGAGCGTTGAATCGGATTCCTGATCATGCAAATACTGTTATGGTGGTGTTTATAAGGGCGTTCACTTTGGATGTTCGGAAATCTGTTCCCATGAATCATGGCTAAAATTTGCAGGTGCACATGTAAAATCTGTATTTGAAGGAAACATTTAACGCTTTTCAATTCAGAAGCAAAATAAAAATTGCAATgttaaaacagcataaaaccagaacagcctgcgagtaagacacagtctgctcaggttttatgctgtttgctgctcaccagtatctaggggttggaaatgaagcttttaaaatttgaatctagtaagaaaagcctttaaataaatatagttttctaagggacaacaaatgcgtcaaaatacgtttctaagtggtaaagggttaaataaattaACAGTGCTCTGAAAAAACCCCGGCTTAAATGTGTGTCAAGTATCagcccagattaccctgtgcagtctgcacaggattagcagggacgacactttcggtttaggctggattttcatttacaagagatttcctttcaaagaaaaattccataaaagcagttAGTGTTGCCCCTATGTTTATGCTTGTACATACATGTTTCAGTGGCGTTGATAATTGGCGTGTCAGTTGCTGTTGCTTTCGTCATCATCATCGGTCTGATTGGAATCATCATCATCTGTTGCAGGTAACATTATTTGCGTACATGCTACACCTTTAAATGACCCGAGTCGCCTGGAAATTCGAACTTTGAATCATGGTCCAAACAGGAATGGCAATGTTGTTGGATTTACTGTTTATTGTTCATTCTTGAAGAATAGTTATTTACAAACTTCTGAAATACAATGGTTTTTAGCAGAAATACACCTAAGCAAATGGAAACAAtggattgcattttttttttcaagagaaacaacaacaacacgatCAAACTAATTGTGACAATTTAGACAAcgaccttaaattgggaaataaaaCATTCTGAACAAACAATTTCTACAGGTTGATTTACATGTAAGTtcaatatcaaagaaaaaattgCATACATAATACACGTTTGTTCATTAAATCTACATAAAAGTCTAATGTTGTGTAGAGAACTTAAATCTGATACTGTTCATCAATGACATGATCTTTAAATTAACATCTGGGGCTTCAGCAATTACTAGATGTATCTTAAATTGCAAATAGCCATCAACATATCTCATGAGTTCTTTTTATTAGTCTATTGGTGGCTTACATGATTGTTCAGTTTTTCACCAGGCTTGTTTGAGATGTAAACCATCAACATTTCCTGCACTACTATCAGATAATCCcaagaaaataaagaaatgtatGCATGACTGCtgtggtttaacccatttatgcctagtggactttcccatccttctaaattggatcaatttatttccaaaataagggatgtctagtatatttatttctatatttagactatttcttacagaaattcctttacgcaaacagcgaagaccctgatgagacgccgccttatgcggcgtctcatctaagtctacgctgtttgccaaggcctttttttctagacgctaggcataaatgggttaagggatGCAAGGTCTGTCTTTTGATGTTAGGTTTGAAGTTAAAGCTTTATTTGGGGGAGTTTACATCAGTGCCCAATGGACTAAGATTAAGAAACTAGTTACTtttgcaactagcataaaaccagaacagcctgagagtaactcgcagtctgttcaggttgcatgctgtttactgctcatcagtatctaagggttggaaatgaagcctttaaattttgaatctagtaaggtaggtatttaattaaatgtaactttgtaaTGTACCACAAATAcgtatatctaagtggtaaagggttaagaagtCATATGGATTTTTATCTGTTTTATACACATGGAGCCATagcaaatatcttaaaattgttaaaacatcctcataaaaacatgcaaatttgaCTGTAAATGGTTAGATTTAGTGAACAATTTGCAGTTCTAAAATCTTAGACCGTAAACAAACATTCAAATACTGTTTCATTTTTACAAAGTCATAATTTTCTAATTTGCtagattgtttttgttatttatcaCCAAATAGAAAATTCTTAGCAACAGAAGTTCCAAGATTTTGAGTTAGATTCAATGGGCATGGACAAAGTAAATTGGTTATTATCTGGCAGCAAGAAAGacaaaaaaaataccataaaacaacTTCTTTGTTTGTTCTTAATGATTTGAAGAACAAGtcatttataacaaaatgttcAAAGTATTAACATAGTCTGCTATTGTAGACGAGGAAGTGCATATTTTCTAATAATGCTCACTTTATACTGAAATGTAACCTTGTTTATTAACTTCTGTTAAGAACCAAGTAATTTCCTAAGAAATACCTGGGGCAACTTACCTTAGTTGTTTAAGGCAACACATAATTGATGAGATGAAGCCTATGAAGTAGACAAAAGAAAAATAATTGCTGTAAAGCAAAACATTGCTGTTTTTCATCATTACCCACTGGCAATTTTTTTATGCTTAAGATTAATAATTTGTGTCAAGtttcagggctcgaatttaatttttttttctacttgcaaaacattgcgagcagctttaataccgactcgcaaaatcaaaaacattctcgcaaattttgctggacacataatttaatatcgttttttttattcaacagttaactttgctttatctatcgtattgttatttccatctgtgggcaaaaagaaactacatgttatttttcgcttcgacgccatgtatgttcaagttcaatgaacacgtgtgaattagtcgactgtttaacgttctttgtaccaataccatcctcgtatctgtactataagtataccagtctatatacaaggtgcgcgtttccgcatacgggtattaggacgttctatgacctatggtttagcgttcaggacgtcgaacgcatttagcaataatactgtttttttttcactatttctctactcgcaaaaaattactagtggctgaaaacttaactcgcaatcggtatttttcactcgcattttgcgagtgtgcgagtgttaatttcgagccctgaagTTTCAATTATGAACAGTCTGTATTTCAAAGATATTTTAGATGAGTTATACCTACACATTAATGAGAGGTAATGCTGTTAAAAGTAAAAAACGCATTTTGATAGAAATTGGCCAAAAATGATTTCAGACGAAAGCAGATTGTATCAGTACTCAAAATAATGATCCTTTCTATACATCATGTTGTTTTGTGTTACAAAAAGCCtacatttttcataaaatgttaTGAAATAAATCCAGCTGCTTTAAGAATGTACCAATTTACCCATGCACCTTGAATACCTGATGGCTTCTGCAGAAAAATCAAAGCCAGTATGAAAATAGTTTCTCAACATAAACATGTTGTTTATATAGATTTTTATAAGCCAGAGCAATGATCACACATACTGTTGGATCAAACAAAAACCAATCCCTTGATTTACTGTTGaccttttatttaaaagaaaatatttgtatattagcATTATAAAAATTGTTTGAAAGGTTCCAGAAACAATAAACAGGCACTTTTTCTTTTGCTTTGATAATTAGATTTATGTGACACTCAACCTATATCAGCATAATTATGTTCTCCAACACATTCATAACCATGTTTCATATGCTTATAGAACTGTATTTTCTGTGGAATACTCCTGTATCTATTGAAATTGATTCCAAAAGGTCTTCTACAATATTTGTCATGACAGTTTTATAATATAATCCAATGCCTTAGAAACAATTAAGTCTACAATAGCGCGCCCCACTTACAACACATAGgggctttaaccctttcagtgctggtaccgaattttgaaggcctttgcaaacagtttggatccagatgagacgccacagaacgtggtgtctcatcaggatccaaactgtttgctattctgattgtattctttgaaaaaaatcaaagaaaatgctaatttcagaaatacagcagacaacattttagcagacgacaaatttcccagcatgcaatgggttaagtCCCATCATGTGGCTGCTGTGTCTGTATAAATTACACCTAacaatacaatccagaaagaaaACACATTGTTCCAGACACTAAGTAGGACCATTGGGCTTTGGAATACAAAACATCAATGCATTACAGTGTTTGATCTTTCTGTATAAGAAGACACTGTTGGAATCTTGATCAGGATAAGAAACAGCCAGATTGAAGATGTCACTGTTTGTCCTTGTTTTTTCATCAGACAACGCTAATAAGGATGCTTGTGTACCTTATCATCCCATATACAATTTTCAAAGTTGAAAGTGAAACTATTGTATCTGAAATGTAAATGTTTAGCACATGCAGCAGTTTCTCATTGAGTCCATTTGGCACAACTCACACGCACCCCTCATTATATTCCATTATCTCTTGTTGCAATCAGCGTAGGACATGCGTAGTAGAACAGACATACCATAGTGTAGACATGCCTCCTGCTGTTGATAATCTGTGTTAATTATTTAAGCACACAGAGCTGTTTGCACGGTCTGATGGAGATGTTTTACTATCCACTGGTTTGTACTTAAAAGGTTTTTGCGCAGACTGTGGCGTCATTGTGCTCATAAGAATACAAGTAGTtgtaaatttactatgccaagaACATCTGCAAACACAAATAAATCAACTAAAAAAACTAATGAAAGAAAATTATGCTCTACCAACGTTAATTTGCACTGTTAACCAACTGAAAGACAGTGAAATGTATCTACAGGTATATGAATAATAGGTATCTGTTgattatttgtattcatttggTGCATACAATTTTTAACAAGCTTTAACCGACATATGTTAGTTATATAGATCTCCTGCATGGCAACAGATTTATATATGAACATAAAAGGTAAAAGTGTGATATAAGTATTATAGAAAATGTGTGGAAGTGTGTGGCGTATTAAAACAGTGTGTAAATTGTTACTCACACAACTTATTTCATGTTTCAGATTCAATTTTTCCATTAGTGACTCAGATCATGCAATcttaaaataatgaatatcacAAAACAAAGAAAACTCAGACTTTGACATATGGCATTTTCAGAGGAATAAGCCTGCAACATGTGTCTAGGTCATCATGTTCGTTCATAATGGACTGTGCCATAAAACCTGGGCTgttgtttattaattgtttgaTGTTGGCTGAAATACTAAATGCAATTATGTAGACATATTCTTCTTCTCTCACTTTATTGCCCTTAATGAACATTCCAATCATATGTTCCCCACTCCCATCATACATGTACAGACTACATAGAGTAACAGTTGGTGCGAACATATTGATTTTACAATCTGCTGAATCTTTCTGTCACatattactttttttatcaatattcatTCTAACGACGTTGTCTTTCACGAATGTCCAATTATGTACTATTTAATGTTCATGTTCATAAGGTTTGTAAATTCTTTGACAGGGTTTGTTACATGTAGTTTTGTCCAATCAAATATTACTAATCACCtgatttgtatttattcaaattaaatgacGTTTATTAGGTACATATATAAAACCCCAAAATTAAACTCATGTATTTGATCACGGGgccaattattattattattgttcatgTAATATGAAAGAGGAAAAGGCAAATTGAATAATAGTACCATTagtgttaaaagttgttttacagAGCTGTCAGCGGGtggacagttttccttatgttgCTTTGGGGTATAGTTAAACCATATGaaaactctagaggtcacatgaATGCCGAATCTTCAGGAAACCTGTGTCTTATCATATTTTGGCTGAGTTAAAAACTGggtataatttgtcaaaatctaggtcactagctcaaattACCGGTAAGGAAAAAAATTTGTGAACACTCTGGATGTTacatttatttcccaatcttcatgaatctagGTTCATgtagggtaaaaaactaggtcaatagacCACATGTAGTTATTGGTTAATCTGTATACAATGATATCAGGAGTGAGTTTAGAAATCGgtaacatgcaaataaaaaattagtcacttggtcaaattaaCTCAAAAGCTTGCAAATTattgaggccacatttttttcccaatcagcATGaaatttccttaaaaaaaattgaatgataCATTGACCAAACTGAATACATCAAAACATCGAAAAAAAGCTGCAACAAACAGCTTATTTTGTGGGCCAGGGTCTCAGATGAGCAAAATTGGGCCTTTGGTCTTCCTGGTAACAAATAATTCATGAGAGTTTCCATTAATTTACAGCATTTTGTAATGCCATGAATGTGCTAAGACCTGAAAACTGATGTTCTTAGTTATGCTCCTAAAAGCCTTTAAGTGTTATTTTTACAAGAGCATTATAGTTATCTGCTTGACATTTGAGCAAATGATTTTTGCAACCAAAAGTAAATGGGAATTATGGTGCCTTGGACATATAATGACTCTTTTGGCTAGCAAAGGATGCCTGTATTTTGAAAAGTCTTATCTTATCAAGTGAAACATTCTGTGGATGTCAGCTGGCAATCCAAATTAGTTAGATAATCATGTAAAGTTTTCAAGAGCTCTTCAATTTTTAAGGTGTGTTTCATCTTGGTTGTATCACTGGCTGTATTGCATGAGtgttagagataaaactgttgaAAATAGCTGtcctaatttatttattttgtagcCGATGACATTTGTATGCATCGTTTTATTTTGGATACAGTCAATACATACACAACTTACTGCCAAAATTATATAGCTCTGAGGTGTTTGTGGGTAAGAGCCAGCGGCCAATTGTTTGGTCATATGGTAGAATACCCTGCTAGTGTTCTGTAGGTTGTGGGTTGAGCCTCTCACCCGATGCACTTTTCATGATAGCTTTATATAAGCTTTTTAGGATGAATTTTAGACCAACATAATGACATCGTATCATAATCATGAATGCCATTAACATATATTGTAATTTACCTTGAATTTCTTTGATTGCTGTTTTAAGTATTTTTCAAGCCATTCTAAGcatatttttttacatcaaaGATTGATTTCCATGAAATTTAACTTATTTGTATTTCCATGCATTTCAGACGTTTGCGAAGCAAGAGACGTCCGGTCCGACAGGAGCCTCCACCATTCCCGTCTCCAATCCTGAAGAGCAAGGACACCAATCACACGTCCAATACTTACTGTCACTATGACTACGATGAGGATAAATACTGCTCCATCAAACGTAGCCCTATGAGACTTACGAATTTATCCGACGTAAATTCTAGTGCCGAACGAAAACTCAAGGAGGCATTTTCCCAAGGGGTTTCGTCATTTGATTCCAGCGCTTCAGTACCAAATGGTGGAGTAGGTTACATGAACTATATGGACCAGTTTGCAGCAGAACAGAAAGTTCCACTGCTTGAAAAAAAGAAGAGTCAAGAAAGCGAAACTTCAGAGGAAGACGAAGTTATTATGCCAAAATCGGAATACATTGCCTATGTGCAAGCAATTCAGCCACAATCAGCCGCAAGAGAAATAACGAATTGTACACTTCCcccaaaaaagaaaattaaaaataaaaccgtCACTTTTTCACCAGTTGCTATGGTTACTCCACTGCCTTCTGGTTCAGAAGAATCTGTTCCCGAAGATATAGTCAATGAGGATCAGAAGTTAAACTTCCTAGAAATGTACAGTAAAACGTTACCGTCTCGTTCTCCGGACAAGGTCAAAAAGGTGAA contains:
- the LOC127850972 gene encoding uncharacterized protein LOC127850972; its protein translation is MANTWLCGCNVWIIISAHILGVLSTLDNIYTSGCTGERIRLNCQKGHKIAIKRVFFGVKNNQNCGGRGKRFSDDCCHPTYDDCLVSDDDSKYPYLNMLCSGRPGCDIEANNASAGDKCRAQGYGTVTDYMTVIHDCTPDEDVLPVCSNLQKRGKQLYIANENYPHPIKPGDRECKCLIRTGNQVGLYIHALDIIFYRSDVGNNCYQDIEIKDEDGNRKVITCGHTGLNAFRNIYNSDVRSVTLTFNNRAPKAQGFVWVQAKAKQDKDFVEVYCGNAMKRYLGYAVDDAESRTIDINDPTPPLDPGIGKTHENGTMQGSTSKVTDMMALIIGVSVAVAFVIIIGLIGIIIICCRRLRSKRRPVRQEPPPFPSPILKSKDTNHTSNTYCHYDYDEDKYCSIKRSPMRLTNLSDVNSSAERKLKEAFSQGVSSFDSSASVPNGGVGYMNYMDQFAAEQKVPLLEKKKSQESETSEEDEVIMPKSEYIAYVQAIQPQSAAREITNCTLPPKKKIKNKTVTFSPVAMVTPLPSGSEESVPEDIVNEDQKLNFLEMYSKTLPSRSPDKVKKVNLIPGTQDDMCLASYQALDCENVTEEDLWKAFHIKLSDNVPSCKNEAFNNTYQSDDVKLQNSKNALDKEDPDYDENLYDNLPYINVGSLRRHNTPESNHTDLYKEIVRRNTLRKGPPMESIPETC